A region of Ornithorhynchus anatinus isolate Pmale09 chromosome 5, mOrnAna1.pri.v4, whole genome shotgun sequence DNA encodes the following proteins:
- the WRAP73 gene encoding WD repeat-containing protein WRAP73 isoform X2: protein MLDANLYPKGIRPRIVYHHRFTTMLRITVWSLCTKSVSYIKYPKACQQGITFTKDGRYMALAERRDCKDYISLFVCSDWQLLRHFDTDTQDLAGIEWAPNGCVLAVWDTCLEYKVLLYSLDGRLLSTYCAYEWSLGVKSIAWSPSSQFLAIGSFDEKVRILNHVTWKMVTEFGHPATVSNSKVVVYKETEKCPTLGLENFPFPPTRAAASSLFSTESKYEIASSPVSLQTLKPVSDRANPKIGIGMLAFSADNCFLATKNDNIPNAVWIWDVQKLKLFVVLEQLAAVRSFQWDPQQARLAVCTGNSKVYLWSPAGCVSVQVPLEGDFQVLSLCWHRSGDSMALLSKDNLCLCYLETEEGVK from the exons CTGCGGATAACCGTCTGGTCCTTGTGTACAAAATCTGTATCTTATATCAAATATCCCAAAGCCTGTCAACAGG GAATAACCTTCACGAAGGACGGCCGCTACATGGCGCTGGCCGAGCGGCGGGACTGCAAGGATTACATTAGTCTCTTTGTGTGCAGTGACTGGCAGCTTTTGAGG CACTTTGATACAGATACCCAAGACCTTGCAGGAATTGAGTGGGCCCCTAATGGATGTGTGTTGGCAGTGTGGGACACCTGTTTGGAG TATAAGGTTCTCCTGTACTCCTTGGATGGCCGCTTGCTGTCAACGTATTGTGCGTATGAGTGGTCCCTGGGTGTCAAATCGATCGCCTGGAGTCCGAGCAGTCAGTTTTTGGCCATCGGAAGCTTCGATGAAAAG GTGCGCATTCTGAACCATGTGACGTGGAAGATGGTTACAGAGTTTGGACATCCTGCAACTGTTTCTAACTCCAAAGTA GTGGTGTATAAGGAGACGGAGAAGTGCCCAACTCTGGGACTGGAGAATTTTCCTTTCCCCCCGACAAGAGCAGCGGCTAGTTCTCTTTTCAGCACAGAAAGTAAAT ATGAGATTGCTTCATCACCGGTTTCATTACAGACTTTGAAACCTGTCAGTGACCGAGCGAACCCGAAAATTGGAATTGGAATGTTGGCATTTAGTGCCGATAACTGTTTCCTGGCGACAAAGAATG ACAACATTCCCAATGCAGTCTGGATCTGGGATGTACAGAAGCTGAAGTTGTTTGTGGTCCTGGAGCAGTTGGCCGCGGTCCGTTCGTTCCAGTGGGATCCCCAGCAAGCCCGCCTGGCCGTCTGCACGGGCAATAGCAAAGTGTATCTGTGGTCCCCGGCAGGCTGCGTGTCCGTCCAGGTTCCGCTGGAAG GTGACTTCCAAGTGCTTTCTCTCTGCTGGCATAGAAGCGGGGACTCCATGGCACTCCTGAGTAAGGACAATCTGTGCTTGTGCTATTTGGAAACAGAGGAGGGCGTAAAATaa